The Burkholderia lata genome contains a region encoding:
- a CDS encoding lysylphosphatidylglycerol synthase domain-containing protein — translation MTRWIKWLGWPLGIGILLALGLHEGIGDVSQMLARAGYALLWLVPFHALPLLLDAYAWHLLLDKRSSLPFLWWIATVREAVNRLLPVVGIGGELVGIRLARWQVPDASRVTASVIVEVLVTIVVQYAFAALGLVLLLATTDNMGGGTIGLALLLTLPLPVLGVVLMRRGGIFHAIERFAGRLLGDSHRLLQGVDGKRLDADIDGLMSRTGLLFSAFFWQLAGYMLGALEIYWALALLGHPVSIGGAIAIEAMTQAVRHAAFMVPGGLGVQEATVVLLAQMFGVDRETALSLALVKRGREVLFGCLALGSWQLAELVRTRRRIDAPPAVPRAPEATSRVAETETETMH, via the coding sequence ATGACCAGGTGGATCAAATGGCTCGGCTGGCCGCTCGGCATCGGCATCCTGCTCGCGCTGGGGCTGCACGAAGGCATCGGCGACGTGTCGCAGATGCTCGCGCGCGCCGGTTACGCGCTGCTGTGGCTGGTGCCGTTCCATGCGCTGCCGCTGCTGCTCGACGCGTACGCGTGGCACCTGCTGCTCGACAAGCGCTCGTCGCTGCCGTTCCTGTGGTGGATCGCGACGGTCCGCGAGGCGGTGAACCGGCTGCTGCCGGTGGTCGGGATCGGCGGCGAGCTGGTCGGCATCCGGCTCGCGCGCTGGCAGGTGCCCGACGCGAGCCGCGTGACCGCGTCGGTGATCGTCGAGGTGCTCGTGACGATCGTCGTCCAGTATGCGTTCGCGGCGCTCGGCCTCGTGCTGCTGCTTGCGACGACGGACAACATGGGCGGCGGCACGATCGGCCTTGCGCTGTTGCTGACACTGCCGCTGCCGGTACTCGGCGTCGTGCTGATGCGTCGCGGCGGCATCTTCCATGCGATCGAGCGTTTCGCGGGCCGCCTGCTCGGCGATTCGCACCGGCTGCTGCAGGGCGTCGACGGCAAGCGGCTCGATGCCGACATCGACGGGCTGATGTCGCGCACGGGCCTGCTGTTCAGCGCATTCTTCTGGCAACTGGCCGGCTACATGCTCGGCGCGCTCGAGATCTACTGGGCGCTCGCGCTGCTCGGCCATCCGGTGTCGATCGGCGGCGCGATCGCGATCGAGGCGATGACGCAGGCCGTGCGCCATGCGGCGTTCATGGTGCCGGGCGGCCTCGGCGTGCAGGAGGCGACCGTCGTGCTGCTCGCGCAGATGTTCGGCGTCGATCGCGAGACGGCGCTGTCGCTCGCGCTGGTCAAGCGCGGCCGCGAGGTGCTGTTCGGCTGCCTGGCGCTCGGTTCGTGGCAGCTGGCCGAACTCGTGCGCACGCGGCGCCGCATCGACGCGCCGCCGGCCGTGCCGCGCGCGCCGGAAGCGACGAGCCGCGTGGCCGAGACTGAAACCGAAACGATGCATTGA
- a CDS encoding ABC transporter permease, translating to MFLYGFGPVLWAGTVQTIELSVLSLATAVALGLIGAVAKLSHNRVLRAIATGYTTLIRSVPDLVLMLLLFYSIQIWLNQFTDFVGWDQIDIDPFVAGVLTLGFIYGAYFTETFRGAFLSVPRGQLEAGAAYGMSGARVFARIMFPQMMRFALPGIGNNWQVLVKATALVSIIGLADVVKAAQDAGKSTFNMFFFILVAALIYLAITTVSNLVLIQLEKRYSMGVRHADL from the coding sequence GTGTTCCTTTACGGCTTTGGTCCTGTCCTCTGGGCCGGCACCGTGCAGACCATCGAGCTGTCGGTGCTGTCGCTCGCCACTGCGGTGGCGCTGGGGCTGATCGGCGCGGTGGCGAAGCTGTCGCACAACCGGGTGCTGCGAGCGATCGCGACCGGTTATACGACGCTGATCCGCTCGGTGCCCGATCTCGTCCTGATGCTGCTGTTGTTCTACAGCATCCAGATCTGGCTGAACCAGTTCACCGACTTCGTCGGCTGGGACCAGATCGACATCGACCCGTTCGTGGCCGGCGTGCTGACGCTCGGCTTCATCTACGGCGCGTACTTCACCGAGACGTTCCGCGGCGCGTTCCTGTCGGTGCCGCGCGGCCAGCTCGAAGCCGGTGCGGCTTACGGGATGAGCGGCGCACGCGTGTTCGCGCGGATCATGTTTCCGCAGATGATGCGCTTCGCGCTGCCCGGGATCGGGAACAACTGGCAGGTGCTCGTGAAGGCGACCGCGCTGGTGTCGATCATCGGCCTCGCGGACGTCGTGAAGGCCGCGCAGGACGCCGGCAAGAGCACGTTCAACATGTTCTTCTTCATCCTCGTCGCGGCGCTGATCTATCTCGCGATCACGACCGTTTCCAACCTCGTGCTGATCCAGCTCGAGAAGCGTTATTCCATGGGCGTGCGGCACGCAGATCTATGA
- a CDS encoding ABC transporter permease codes for MIEILQEFGQAFLYWDGQRLSGLAVTLWLLVASISLGFVCAVPLAVARVSKNKWVSTPVRFYTYVFRGTPLYVQLLLLYTGMYSLEFVRSHSLLDAFFRSGFNCAILAFALNTCAYTTEIFAGAIRAIPHGEVEAARAYGMSPFTMYRRVILPSALRRALPLYSNEVILMLHATTVAFTATVPDILKVARDANSATYMAFQSFGIAALIYLAVSFALVAAFRRAERHWLAYLAAARH; via the coding sequence ATGATCGAGATTCTCCAGGAATTCGGCCAGGCGTTCCTTTACTGGGACGGCCAGCGCCTCTCCGGCCTCGCGGTGACGCTGTGGCTGCTCGTCGCGTCGATTTCGCTCGGCTTCGTGTGCGCGGTGCCGCTCGCGGTGGCGCGCGTGTCGAAGAACAAGTGGGTGTCGACGCCGGTGCGGTTCTACACGTACGTGTTCCGCGGCACGCCGCTCTACGTGCAGTTGCTGCTGCTGTACACGGGTATGTACAGCCTCGAGTTCGTGCGTTCGCACTCGCTGCTCGACGCGTTCTTCCGCAGCGGTTTCAACTGCGCGATTCTCGCGTTCGCGCTGAACACCTGCGCGTACACGACCGAGATCTTCGCGGGGGCGATCCGCGCGATTCCGCACGGTGAGGTCGAGGCTGCGCGTGCGTACGGGATGTCGCCGTTCACGATGTATCGCCGCGTGATCCTGCCGTCGGCGTTGCGCCGCGCGCTGCCGCTGTACAGCAACGAGGTGATCCTGATGCTGCACGCGACGACCGTCGCGTTCACCGCGACCGTGCCGGACATCCTGAAGGTCGCGCGCGATGCGAATTCCGCGACCTACATGGCGTTCCAGTCGTTCGGAATCGCCGCGCTGATCTATCTTGCGGTATCGTTCGCACTCGTCGCGGCGTTTCGCCGCGCGGAGCGCCACTGGCTTGCGTATCTCGCGGCCGCCCGTCATTGA
- a CDS encoding ABC transporter ATP-binding protein: MAEITQTSAAASTKLAAVDIHKRYGDNEVLKGVSLNAKAGDVISIIGASGSGKSTFLRCINFLERPNAGQIVVDGEAVRTKTDRAGALEVADHKQLQRIRTKLAMVFQHFNLWAHMNVLENVMEAPLHVLGVSKKEAEERAREYLEKVGLPPRVEKQYPSHLSGGQQQRVAIARALAMHPDVMLFDEPTSALDPELVGEVLKVMQKLAEEGRTMIVVTHEMGFARNVSNHVMFLHQGRTEEEGDPKEVLVRPQSERLKQFLSGSLK, from the coding sequence TTGGCCGAGATCACTCAAACGAGCGCTGCCGCTTCCACCAAGCTTGCCGCGGTCGACATTCACAAGCGCTACGGTGACAACGAAGTGCTCAAGGGCGTATCGCTGAACGCGAAGGCCGGCGACGTCATCAGCATCATCGGCGCGAGCGGCTCGGGCAAGAGCACGTTCCTGCGCTGCATCAATTTTCTCGAGCGACCGAATGCGGGGCAGATCGTCGTCGACGGCGAAGCCGTGCGCACGAAGACCGACCGCGCCGGCGCACTCGAAGTTGCCGATCACAAGCAGTTGCAGCGCATTCGCACGAAGCTCGCGATGGTGTTCCAGCACTTCAACCTCTGGGCGCACATGAACGTGCTCGAGAACGTGATGGAAGCGCCGCTGCACGTGCTTGGCGTTTCGAAGAAGGAAGCCGAGGAGCGTGCGCGCGAGTATCTGGAAAAGGTCGGCTTGCCGCCGCGCGTCGAGAAGCAGTATCCGTCGCATCTGTCGGGTGGCCAGCAGCAGCGCGTGGCGATTGCACGTGCGCTGGCGATGCATCCGGACGTGATGTTGTTCGACGAGCCGACGTCGGCACTGGACCCGGAGCTGGTGGGCGAAGTGCTGAAGGTGATGCAGAAGCTGGCCGAGGAAGGCCGTACGATGATCGTCGTCACGCACGAGATGGGTTTCGCTCGTAACGTGTCGAACCATGTGATGTTCCTGCATCAGGGGCGGACCGAGGAAGAGGGCGATCCGAAGGAAGTGCTGGTACGCCCGCAGAGCGAGCGGCTGAAGCAGTTCCTGTCGGGCAGTCTCAAGTAA
- a CDS encoding GlxA family transcriptional regulator, with amino-acid sequence MVPVSRPAGATRTTQVAIVALPPVSMSGVGPIVDALNLANEIDGRLLYRWQVCSWDGRPVPLAGGAQWHADAAFNDAIACDWVIVVSERFQQFADYRLFLASLARVGQRTPIVTGIHHGVWWLAMAGQLSGYRVSVNWETYQQFAEQFERSIVTQQIFEIDRDRATCAGGQATVDFMLAMIGREHGPDLAERIADALGAGTLRSGEERQRIPFVTAPGERHPRLNDALLLMEANVEDPLTTDEIAELVGVSRRQLERLFRQYLGAMPSKYYLNLRLLKARTQLQRTSKSVVQVSLACGFSSAAHFSNAYRERFGVTPREDRRAWLEKQTGGGSEPRGGALVERGAKD; translated from the coding sequence GTGGTACCGGTGTCTCGTCCCGCAGGCGCCACCCGCACGACGCAGGTGGCAATCGTTGCATTGCCGCCCGTGTCGATGTCGGGCGTGGGTCCGATCGTCGATGCGCTGAACCTCGCGAACGAGATCGACGGGCGGCTGCTGTATCGCTGGCAGGTGTGTTCGTGGGACGGGCGGCCCGTGCCGCTCGCCGGCGGCGCGCAGTGGCATGCCGATGCGGCGTTCAACGATGCGATTGCGTGTGACTGGGTCATCGTCGTGTCGGAGCGGTTTCAGCAGTTTGCCGACTATCGGTTGTTTCTCGCGAGTCTCGCGAGGGTGGGGCAGCGGACGCCGATCGTCACCGGCATTCACCACGGCGTGTGGTGGCTCGCGATGGCCGGGCAGCTTTCCGGGTATCGCGTGAGCGTGAACTGGGAGACGTATCAGCAGTTCGCCGAACAGTTCGAGCGGTCGATCGTCACGCAGCAGATTTTCGAGATCGATCGCGATCGAGCCACCTGTGCCGGTGGGCAGGCTACTGTTGACTTCATGCTGGCCATGATTGGCCGGGAACATGGCCCGGACCTCGCGGAGAGGATCGCCGATGCGCTTGGCGCCGGGACTTTGCGCAGTGGTGAGGAGCGGCAGCGGATTCCTTTTGTTACTGCGCCGGGCGAGCGGCATCCTCGGTTGAATGATGCTTTGCTGTTGATGGAAGCCAATGTCGAAGATCCTTTGACGACCGATGAGATCGCCGAGCTCGTTGGCGTTTCACGCCGACAACTGGAGCGGCTCTTTCGGCAGTATCTTGGGGCGATGCCCTCCAAGTATTACCTCAATCTTCGGTTGCTCAAGGCACGGACTCAGTTGCAGCGGACCAGCAAGTCTGTCGTGCAGGTTAGCCTCGCCTGTGGGTTTTCTTCTGCTGCGCACTTTTCTAATGCGTACCGGGAGAGGTTTGGTGTCACTCCGCGGGAAGATCGGAGAGCCTGGCTCGAGAAGCAGACCGGCGGTGGTAGTGAGCCTCGCGGGGGCGCGCTTGTCGAGCGCGGTGCGAAGGATTGA
- a CDS encoding aspartate aminotransferase family protein: MTTSTVNRQTFDEVMVPVFSPAPFVPDRAEGSRVWDTAGREYIDFACGIAVTSLGHGHPELLKVLDEQSRKLWHIGNGYTNEPVLRLAQRLESLTFADRAFFANSGAEANEAALKLARRVAFDRHGADKAEIISFVQSFHGRTFFTVSVGGQPKYSEGFGPVPAGIKHLPYNDIDAAKAAIGPQTCAVIVEPVQGEGGVIPADPAFLKALREACDAHGALLIFDEVQTGVGRTGQFYAYMDTGVTPDILTTAKALGNGFPIGAMLTTNELAAHFKVGVHGTTYGGNPLASAIADKVVELIGDPALLEGVRERSVRLKGALERINARFGIFKDVRGKGLLVGAELTAAFDGRAKDFVTAAAENGLIMLIAGPNVLRFVPSLVIPFDLLDEGMKRFEKAVEQVLAAQEATAR, translated from the coding sequence ATGACGACCTCGACCGTGAACCGCCAGACATTCGATGAAGTGATGGTGCCGGTATTTTCCCCCGCGCCGTTCGTGCCGGATCGCGCAGAGGGCTCCCGCGTGTGGGACACGGCCGGCCGCGAATACATCGATTTCGCGTGCGGCATCGCCGTGACGTCGCTCGGCCACGGCCACCCGGAACTGCTGAAAGTCCTGGACGAACAAAGCCGCAAGCTCTGGCACATCGGCAACGGCTACACGAACGAGCCGGTGCTGCGCCTCGCGCAGCGCCTCGAATCGCTGACCTTCGCCGATCGCGCATTCTTCGCGAACTCGGGCGCGGAAGCGAACGAAGCCGCACTGAAGCTCGCGCGCCGCGTCGCGTTCGATCGCCACGGCGCGGATAAAGCCGAAATCATCTCGTTCGTGCAGTCGTTCCACGGCCGCACGTTCTTCACGGTCAGCGTCGGTGGCCAGCCGAAGTACTCGGAAGGCTTCGGCCCCGTGCCGGCTGGCATCAAGCACCTGCCGTACAACGACATCGACGCCGCGAAGGCCGCGATCGGCCCGCAAACCTGCGCCGTGATCGTCGAGCCCGTGCAAGGCGAAGGCGGCGTGATCCCGGCCGATCCGGCCTTCCTGAAGGCGCTGCGCGAAGCCTGCGACGCACACGGCGCACTGCTGATTTTCGACGAAGTGCAAACGGGCGTCGGCCGCACGGGCCAGTTCTACGCTTACATGGATACCGGCGTCACGCCGGACATCCTGACGACCGCCAAGGCGCTCGGCAACGGCTTCCCGATCGGCGCGATGCTGACGACGAACGAACTGGCCGCGCACTTCAAGGTCGGTGTGCACGGCACGACGTACGGCGGTAACCCGCTCGCATCGGCCATCGCCGACAAGGTCGTCGAACTGATCGGCGACCCGGCGCTGCTCGAAGGCGTGCGCGAACGCAGTGTGCGCCTGAAAGGCGCGCTCGAACGCATCAACGCGCGCTTCGGCATCTTCAAGGACGTGCGCGGCAAGGGCCTGCTCGTCGGCGCCGAACTCACCGCCGCATTCGACGGCCGCGCGAAGGACTTCGTCACCGCAGCAGCAGAAAACGGCCTGATCATGCTGATCGCCGGCCCGAACGTGCTGCGCTTCGTGCCGTCGCTGGTGATCCCGTTCGACCTGCTCGACGAAGGCATGAAACGCTTCGAGAAGGCAGTCGAACAAGTGCTCGCCGCTCAGGAAGCCACCGCGCGCTGA
- the aruF gene encoding arginine/ornithine succinyltransferase subunit alpha — protein sequence MLFVRPGKLTDLDALAHMARTAQPVLHSLPHDRAALEARVALSEDSFRADVDFAGEEFYLFVLEDSSTGKLLGTASIVAAAGYSEPFYAFRNDALIHASRELHVNRKIHALTMSHELTGKSRLAGFYVDPSLRGDAAAHLISRARMMYIAANRRRFTPEVFTLLLGVSDGNGASPFWEAVGRKFFGRNFTDVDIASGGRSRTFIAEVMPAYPLYVPLLPEAAQRVLGEPNESALLAYDIHLEEGFEPDRFVDIFDAGPVLTAQVDRTACVKHGAERIVREAAHQQGDVAYMVSTGSGESFRCVLADLPGDAADAPLASDVRAALDVKDGDVVRCVPLHRRDDEDLKGDAA from the coding sequence ATGCTATTTGTTCGCCCCGGCAAACTCACGGATCTCGATGCGCTCGCGCACATGGCGCGCACCGCGCAGCCGGTCCTGCACTCGCTGCCGCACGACCGCGCGGCGCTCGAAGCGCGCGTGGCGCTCTCCGAGGATTCGTTTCGCGCGGACGTCGACTTCGCCGGCGAGGAGTTCTACCTCTTCGTGCTCGAGGATTCGTCGACCGGCAAGCTGCTCGGCACGGCGAGCATCGTGGCCGCGGCCGGCTACTCGGAACCGTTCTACGCGTTCCGCAACGACGCACTGATCCACGCGTCGCGCGAGTTGCACGTGAACCGCAAGATCCACGCGCTCACGATGTCGCACGAGCTGACCGGCAAGAGCCGGCTGGCGGGCTTCTACGTCGATCCGTCGCTGCGCGGCGACGCGGCCGCGCACCTGATCTCGCGTGCGCGGATGATGTACATCGCCGCGAACCGCCGCCGCTTCACGCCGGAAGTGTTCACGCTGCTGCTCGGCGTGAGCGACGGCAACGGCGCATCGCCGTTCTGGGAAGCGGTGGGCCGCAAGTTCTTCGGCCGCAACTTCACCGACGTCGACATCGCGTCGGGCGGCCGCAGCCGTACCTTCATCGCGGAAGTGATGCCGGCGTATCCGCTCTACGTGCCGCTGCTGCCGGAAGCCGCGCAGCGCGTGCTCGGCGAGCCGAACGAATCGGCGCTGCTCGCGTACGACATCCATCTCGAGGAAGGCTTCGAGCCCGACCGCTTCGTCGACATCTTCGACGCGGGCCCGGTGCTGACCGCGCAGGTCGACCGCACCGCGTGCGTGAAGCACGGCGCCGAGCGCATCGTGCGCGAGGCCGCGCACCAGCAGGGCGATGTCGCATACATGGTGTCGACGGGCAGCGGCGAATCGTTCCGCTGCGTGCTGGCCGACCTGCCGGGCGATGCGGCCGATGCGCCGCTCGCGAGCGACGTGCGCGCGGCGCTCGATGTGAAGGATGGCGATGTCGTGCGCTGCGTGCCGCTGCACCGCCGCGACGATGAAGATTTGAAGGGAGACGCAGCATGA
- the astA gene encoding arginine N-succinyltransferase, producing the protein MIVVRVVQTGDVDSLVSLAKETGPGLTTFKPDRDALAARIERTRRTLAGEAAAGEAGYFFVMEESKTGDIAGVCGIETQVGLEQPFYNYRVSTVVHASQELGVWTRMSALNISHDLTGYAEVCSLFLSPRYRTGGVGGLLSRSRFMFIAQFRERFPERICAELRGHFDEDGTSPFWRAVGSHFYQIDFNAADYLSSHGRKSFLAELMPRYPVYVDLLPQDAQDAVGLTHRDTLPARKMLEAEGLRYQNHVDIFDAGPVLECHVNDLRTVRESVVVPVAIGVPDARDDAPKSLVSNTSLTDFRVGVAPGVVANGSFVLSADDAVALDVKAGDPVRVLPLKVKQG; encoded by the coding sequence ATGATCGTCGTTCGGGTCGTACAAACGGGCGACGTCGATTCGCTCGTGTCGCTCGCGAAGGAAACCGGGCCGGGCCTGACCACGTTCAAGCCGGACCGCGACGCGCTCGCCGCGCGCATCGAGCGTACGCGCCGCACGCTCGCGGGCGAGGCCGCGGCCGGCGAGGCCGGCTACTTCTTCGTGATGGAAGAATCGAAGACGGGCGACATCGCGGGCGTGTGCGGGATCGAGACGCAGGTCGGCCTCGAACAGCCGTTCTACAACTATCGCGTAAGCACGGTCGTGCACGCGAGCCAGGAGCTCGGCGTGTGGACGCGGATGTCCGCGCTGAACATCTCGCACGACCTGACCGGCTATGCGGAAGTGTGCTCGCTGTTCCTGAGCCCGCGCTATCGCACGGGCGGCGTGGGCGGCCTGCTGTCGCGCTCGCGCTTCATGTTCATCGCGCAGTTCCGCGAGCGCTTTCCGGAACGCATCTGCGCGGAATTGCGCGGCCACTTCGACGAGGACGGCACGTCGCCGTTCTGGCGCGCAGTCGGTTCGCACTTCTACCAGATCGATTTCAACGCGGCCGACTATCTCAGCTCGCACGGCCGCAAGTCGTTCCTCGCGGAACTGATGCCGCGCTATCCGGTGTACGTCGACCTGCTGCCGCAGGACGCACAGGACGCGGTCGGCCTCACGCACCGCGATACGCTGCCGGCCCGCAAGATGCTCGAAGCGGAAGGGCTGCGTTACCAGAATCACGTCGACATCTTCGACGCGGGCCCCGTGCTCGAATGCCACGTCAACGACCTGCGCACGGTGCGCGAGAGCGTCGTCGTGCCGGTCGCGATCGGCGTGCCCGATGCACGGGACGACGCGCCGAAGTCGCTCGTGTCGAACACGTCGCTCACCGACTTCCGCGTCGGCGTCGCGCCGGGCGTGGTCGCGAACGGCTCGTTCGTGCTGTCGGCGGACGATGCCGTCGCGCTCGACGTGAAGGCCGGCGATCCGGTGCGCGTGCTGCCGCTCAAAGTCAAACAGGGATAA
- the astD gene encoding succinylglutamate-semialdehyde dehydrogenase, with the protein MTELFIDGAWVAGSGPVFASRNPGTDEIAWQGESASAADVDRAVASARRAFAGWSALDFESRCAIVKRFAALLNERKEAIAAAIGRETGKPLWEARTEVASMAAKVGISIQAYQERTGEKRQDMADGVAVLRHRPHGVVAVFGPYNFPGHLPNGHIVPALIAGNAVVFKPSELAPGVARATVEVWKEAGLPDGVLNLVQGEKDTGIALANHRQIDGLFFTGSSDTGTLLHKQFGGRPEIVLALEMGGNNPLVIGEVEDIDAAVHHTIQSAFLSAGQRCTCARRIFVPQGAFGDRFLARLTDVTSKITADVFDADPQPFMGAVISARAAAKLVDAQSRLIEQGAKPIIAMTQRDPRLGFVNAAIVDVTGVANLPDEEHFGPLAQIVRYATFDDAIERANDTAFGLSAGLLADDAKTWEHFRRTIRAGIVNWNRPTNGASSAAPFGGTGRSGNHRPSAYYAADYCAYPMASVESTQLTLPASLSPGLHF; encoded by the coding sequence ATGACGGAACTCTTCATCGACGGCGCCTGGGTCGCAGGCTCGGGCCCCGTGTTCGCTTCGCGCAACCCCGGCACCGACGAGATCGCATGGCAGGGTGAAAGCGCGTCGGCGGCCGACGTCGATCGTGCGGTCGCAAGCGCGCGCCGCGCATTCGCCGGCTGGTCGGCGCTCGACTTCGAATCGCGCTGCGCGATCGTCAAGCGTTTCGCCGCGTTGCTCAACGAACGCAAGGAAGCCATCGCGGCCGCGATCGGCCGCGAGACGGGCAAGCCGCTGTGGGAAGCGCGCACCGAAGTCGCGTCGATGGCCGCGAAGGTCGGCATCTCGATCCAGGCCTACCAGGAACGCACCGGCGAGAAGCGCCAGGACATGGCAGACGGCGTCGCGGTGCTGCGTCACCGCCCGCACGGTGTCGTCGCGGTGTTCGGCCCGTACAACTTCCCCGGCCACTTGCCGAACGGCCACATCGTGCCCGCGCTGATCGCCGGCAATGCGGTCGTGTTCAAGCCGTCGGAGCTTGCACCGGGCGTCGCGCGCGCGACGGTCGAAGTGTGGAAGGAAGCCGGCCTGCCGGACGGCGTGCTGAACCTGGTGCAGGGCGAGAAGGACACGGGCATCGCGCTCGCCAACCATCGGCAGATCGACGGGCTGTTCTTCACCGGCAGCTCGGATACCGGCACGCTGCTGCACAAGCAGTTCGGCGGTCGTCCGGAAATCGTGCTCGCGCTCGAGATGGGCGGCAACAACCCGCTCGTGATCGGCGAAGTCGAGGATATCGACGCGGCCGTGCATCACACGATTCAGTCGGCGTTCCTGTCGGCCGGCCAGCGCTGCACGTGCGCGCGCCGCATCTTCGTGCCGCAGGGCGCGTTCGGCGACCGCTTCCTCGCGCGTCTCACCGACGTCACGTCGAAGATCACGGCCGACGTGTTCGACGCCGATCCGCAGCCGTTCATGGGCGCGGTGATCTCGGCGCGTGCCGCGGCGAAGCTCGTCGACGCGCAGTCGCGCCTGATCGAGCAGGGCGCGAAGCCGATCATCGCGATGACGCAGCGCGATCCGCGCCTCGGCTTCGTGAACGCGGCGATCGTCGACGTGACGGGCGTCGCGAACCTGCCGGACGAAGAACATTTCGGCCCGCTCGCGCAGATCGTCCGCTACGCGACGTTCGACGACGCGATCGAGCGCGCGAACGACACGGCGTTCGGCTTGTCCGCCGGCCTGCTGGCCGACGACGCGAAGACATGGGAACACTTCCGCCGCACGATTCGCGCGGGGATCGTCAACTGGAACCGGCCGACCAACGGTGCATCGTCCGCGGCGCCGTTCGGCGGCACCGGCCGCTCGGGCAACCATCGTCCGAGCGCGTACTACGCGGCCGACTATTGCGCGTATCCGATGGCGTCGGTGGAAAGCACGCAACTGACCTTGCCCGCGAGCCTGTCGCCGGGCCTGCATTTCTGA
- the astB gene encoding N-succinylarginine dihydrolase, protein MNAQEANFDGLVGPTHNYAGLSFGNVASLNNEKSAANPKAAAKQGLRKMKQLADLGFAQGVLPPQERPSLRLLRELGFSGKDADVIAKAAKQAPELLAAASSASAMWTANAATVSPSADTSDGRVHFTPANLCSKLHRAIEHEATRRTLSTLFADPAHFAVHEALTGTPALGDEGAANHTRFCAEYGKPGIEFFVYGRAEYRRGPEPKRFPARQTFEASRAVAHRHGLAEEATVYAQQDPDVIDAGVFHNDVISVGNRDTLFTHERAFVNKQAIYDTLTAALDARGARLNVIEVPEAAVSVNDAVTSYLFNSQLLSRADGSQVLVVPQECRENGNVAAYLDELAAGNGPIHDVLVFDLRESMKNGGGPACLRLRVVLNEAERAAVTSNVWINDTLFTSLDTWIDRHYRDRLAPEDLADPALLEESRTALDELTQILRVGSLYDFQR, encoded by the coding sequence ATGAACGCACAAGAAGCCAATTTCGACGGGCTCGTCGGCCCGACCCACAACTACGCCGGGCTGTCGTTCGGCAACGTGGCGTCGCTCAACAACGAAAAGTCGGCCGCGAACCCGAAGGCCGCCGCGAAGCAGGGGCTGCGCAAGATGAAGCAGCTCGCGGATCTCGGCTTCGCGCAAGGCGTGCTGCCGCCGCAGGAGCGGCCGTCGCTGCGCTTGCTGCGCGAGCTCGGCTTCTCAGGCAAGGACGCGGACGTGATCGCGAAGGCCGCGAAGCAGGCGCCCGAATTGCTCGCCGCGGCGAGCTCGGCATCGGCGATGTGGACCGCGAACGCGGCTACCGTGAGCCCGTCGGCCGACACGAGCGACGGCCGCGTGCACTTCACGCCGGCGAACCTGTGCAGCAAGCTGCATCGTGCGATCGAACACGAAGCGACGCGCCGCACGCTGTCGACGCTGTTCGCCGATCCCGCGCATTTCGCGGTGCATGAAGCGCTGACCGGTACGCCGGCACTCGGCGACGAAGGCGCGGCGAACCACACGCGCTTCTGCGCCGAATACGGCAAGCCTGGCATCGAGTTCTTCGTGTACGGCCGCGCGGAATACCGCCGCGGGCCCGAGCCGAAGCGCTTCCCGGCACGCCAGACCTTCGAGGCGAGCCGCGCGGTCGCGCATCGCCACGGGCTCGCCGAAGAAGCGACGGTCTATGCGCAGCAGGATCCGGACGTGATCGACGCGGGCGTGTTCCACAACGACGTGATCTCGGTCGGCAACCGCGACACGCTGTTCACGCACGAGCGCGCGTTCGTCAACAAGCAGGCGATCTACGACACGCTGACCGCCGCGCTCGACGCACGCGGTGCGCGCCTGAACGTGATCGAGGTGCCCGAGGCAGCCGTGAGCGTGAACGACGCGGTGACGTCGTATCTGTTCAACAGCCAGCTGCTGTCGCGCGCGGACGGCTCGCAGGTGCTCGTCGTGCCGCAGGAGTGCCGCGAGAACGGCAACGTCGCGGCCTATCTCGACGAACTCGCGGCCGGCAACGGCCCGATTCACGACGTGCTCGTGTTCGACCTGCGCGAAAGCATGAAGAACGGCGGCGGCCCTGCGTGCCTGCGCCTGCGCGTGGTGCTGAACGAAGCGGAACGCGCGGCCGTCACGTCGAACGTGTGGATCAACGACACGCTGTTCACGTCGCTCGATACGTGGATCGACCGGCACTATCGCGATCGCCTCGCACCGGAAGACCTCGCCGATCCGGCGCTGCTCGAGGAATCGCGCACGGCGCTCGACGAGCTCACGCAGATCCTGCGCGTCGGTTCGCTGTATGACTTCCAGCGTTGA